The DNA sequence GCTCTAGTCTTTGGCGGGTGTAGAATGTGGGCATAAGGCATTTATTTCAGCAACTTGATTCCTTATGTTTAATAAGAACCTTGTTCTAACCTTCAACGCATGGCATGGAAACTGTGTTTGTATTTATCCACAACAATGTAGTTTTTTAACAACAACCTGCCTTGCACAATTAGTCTGATATATATCCAGCTCAGACTTGCAAGCTAAGCTTTTACAGCAATTACCACCACAACTAATCTTTCTAATCTATTGACAAGTGTCAAACATTTAACAAGGGTCCCTTGAGCTAGTAGAATTATACTCGTACGCACTAATTTGTTTAACCTTTTCTGGTATCCTATCAATGTTATGCTGTTGAGTAGATGTtccattatttttatttttttgccatgGTATGTTCTAATGACATGTTAATTGGCTTACAGCTGAGGAGGTTGATCTCTCCCATGATATACAGCAGTGGGACGCTTTGTCTGACTCTGAAAGACACTTTGTAAGCCATGTCCTTGCATTTTTTGCCGCATCTGATGGGATTGTTTTGGAGAATTTGGCTGCAAGATTTCTAACTGATGTTCAGATTCCAGAGGTGACTTCTTTTCTCTGGTCTGTTCTTTAGATAAGATGCGAAGAGTTTTTGAAGTTCCCAAGACCTAAGTTTCAACTATTTATCTCCTTAGTTTCACCCCTAAGATTCagatatttaattttgttttctccTGGTTGACTTACTAACATCAAGGTTTCTCATTCTTCACAGGCTCGGGCATTCTATGGATTTCAACTTGCAATGGAGAATATCCATTCGGGTAGAGCTTAAAACATAGTTTCTCTGGTTTCCTTAGTTGTAATGTATATGGCCACCTGTCTAAGGAATTTTCTCCTTGTTCCTTTTTAAATACTGTCTACCATCAGAGATGTACAGCTTGCTTTTGGAGACATACATCAAGGATTCTACGGAGAAGCATAGATTGTTCAATGCAATTGAAAGCATTCCTTGTGTGTCTAAGAAGGCTAAGTGGGCTTTGGATTGGATACACAGGTACTCATGCTTTCCTATGAGTGAATATAATATCGCTAATAAGGGAAGGGAGATAGTACTTTTTGACAATTTTGTATGGTTGGACGTGTTTGTGAATGATATATGCGATCACGAGCAGTAGTATATGAGCATTAATTTGTACAACTCAGGTACTTGAATTTTTAATGTAGAAGTCCTCTAGTCCTTTCAAAGATTAAATGTTTAGATTTTGTCTGAGAAGAGAACAGATTGTTTAGATGTGTAGGAGGGCCATTTATGTCAAACTGCGGTATTGGACATCAGCAGTAATATTGAACTTCCTTCCGTGTGAAATTATACGTAATGACTTTCAGTTCAACCTTCAAGTGTGTATGGTATTGGAAAGGGGAGTGGGTTTTTAACATTCACTTGGTCTTTCCAAAGAGTAGGTTTATGCGCATAGGGAAAACGGGAGTGGCTCTTTAACCATGTATTATTCAGTTTCTAACAAAACAAAGAGCTCCTTCGGTAGTCTATGCTGTATCATATGTTGATATCACAAGATTCAAACTTAGTACCATCTGCTTCACTCTGCAAATTTAGAAGGCGCCTTTCTATATCCTGTCTGCTTGTTATCATCAAGCTTCATGTGTAGCTTGTACATAATCTTTGTTTGATTAGAAGCATGGCAGATGCTCCATAAACCAATTTCTTATTCTGCATGATGTGCAGTTCCAATTCATTTGCAGAGAGACTTGTTGCTTTTGCGTGTGTTGAAGGAATCTTTTTCTCCGGAAGGTAGTTTGGGCTTGCATTATATATGCTTGAGTTTGTATGTTTAATTGATACTTTTCGTTATGACGCTTGTAtgatcttttcttttgttttcatcacccttttctctcttgtttTTTACTTTATCGTTCATTCTCAGCTTCTGTGCCATATTCTGGCTTAAAAAGAGGGGACTAATGCCCGGGTTGACATTCTCAAACGAGCTTATATCTAGAGATGAGGGTCTTCACTGTGATTTTGCTTGCCTTTTGTACAGGTAATATCTATTTTCTTTCTGGTTCCCAAAATTGAGCTTCCTGTGTTGCTAGGCACAAGATAATAGTTATACGGTGTTGTTTTCACCTTCTTAGAACTCAGTGGTTTATTACTTTTAGTCCTCGCAGAATCCGGGAATTGGAGAAACTTGGGTAAAAAAGAGAGATTTAAAATTCTTTTCCATTTCTCGATATGCAAATGACGGAAACtatatttgttttgttattaGTTTGTTGCAGAAGCAACTAAATTGGGAAAAAGTTCACGGAATTATAAATGAAGCTGTCGAGATTGAGACTGAATTTGTTTGTGAGGCCCTCCCATGCGCATTGATTGGCATGAACTCCGATCTTATGAGCCAGTACATAAAATATGTTGCTGATCGACTCTTGGTAAGTATCTCTCTGATGATTTCTTCCTCgtttttcatttctttaatTCCTAGGTGATAGGGGAGTTGCGTTTAACTTGTATAACTATTCTCCGCCTTAGTATCAATATTCATATGGTAGAATGTTTCTCCTTTCCAGGTTGCGTTAGGTTGTCcgaggaagtacaatgtcaaaaATCCTTTTGACTGGATGGAGTTTATTTCTTTGCAGTGAGTATTTCTGAGAATGTGGTTTTGATTTGCCTGCTTTTAGTCTATTCTTG is a window from the Malus domestica chromosome 16, GDT2T_hap1 genome containing:
- the LOC103403833 gene encoding ribonucleoside-diphosphate reductase small chain A-like isoform X2 produces the protein MGSLENGRQRASGERAEQEEEPILMEQTQRFCMFPVRYKQVWEMYKKAVASFWTAEEVDLSHDIQQWDALSDSERHFVSHVLAFFAASDGIVLENLAARFLTDVQIPEARAFYGFQLAMENIHSEMYSLLLETYIKDSTEKHRLFNAIESIPCVSKKAKWALDWIHSFCAIFWLKKRGLMPGLTFSNELISRDEGLHCDFACLLYSLLQKQLNWEKVHGIINEAVEIETEFVCEALPCALIGMNSDLMSQYIKYVADRLLVALGCPRKYNVKNPFDWMEFISLQGKTNFFERRVGDYQKASVMSGLQDGGKNFIFKLDADF
- the LOC103403833 gene encoding ribonucleoside-diphosphate reductase small chain A-like isoform X1 translates to MGSLENGRQRASGERAEQEEEPILMEQTQRFCMFPVRYKQVWEMYKKAVASFWTAEEVDLSHDIQQWDALSDSERHFVSHVLAFFAASDGIVLENLAARFLTDVQIPEARAFYGFQLAMENIHSEMYSLLLETYIKDSTEKHRLFNAIESIPCVSKKAKWALDWIHSSNSFAERLVAFACVEGIFFSGSFCAIFWLKKRGLMPGLTFSNELISRDEGLHCDFACLLYSLLQKQLNWEKVHGIINEAVEIETEFVCEALPCALIGMNSDLMSQYIKYVADRLLVALGCPRKYNVKNPFDWMEFISLQGKTNFFERRVGDYQKASVMSGLQDGGKNFIFKLDADF